One Danio rerio strain Tuebingen ecotype United States chromosome 9, GRCz12tu, whole genome shotgun sequence genomic region harbors:
- the tsc22d1 gene encoding TSC22 domain family protein 1 isoform 3 (isoform 3 is encoded by transcript variant 3), producing the protein MNSPCYSVAMDLGVCQLRNFSISFLSSLLGTETSSVKLDNSSSGASVVAIDNKIEQAMDLVKSHLMYAVREEVEVLKEQIKELLERNSQLEQENNLLKNLASPEQLAQFQAQVQSGSSPPSSAQGAQQPPTPSAQLAAQNSGPSA; encoded by the exons ATGAATTCTCCATGCTATTCCGTGGCGATGGATCTTGGTGTTTGTCAGCTTAGAAATTTCTCAATATCTTTCCTCTCGTCGTTGTTGGGGACCGAGACCTCGTCCGTCAAGCTCGACAATAG CTCTTCGGGTGCCAGTGTTGTGGCCATAGACAACAAAATTGAACAAGCCATG GATCTGGTGAAGAGTCACCTGATGTACGCTGTTCGGGAGGAGGTGGAGGTGCTGAAGGAACAGATTAAAGAACTGCTCGAGAGGAATTCTCAGCTGGAGCAGGAAAACAACCTGCTGAAGAACCTGGCCAGCCCGGAGCAGCTGGCACAGTTTCAGGCGCAGGTGCAGAGCGGTTCGTCGCCTCCGTCGTCCGCTCAGGGAGCGCAGCAGCCGCCCACCCCATCGGCCCAGCTCGCAGCACAAAACTCTGGCCCATCGGCGTAG
- the tsc22d1 gene encoding TSC22 domain family protein 1 isoform 2 (isoform 2 is encoded by transcript variant 2), whose translation MRETVLRVHGRDEMAMKLLFWELEQHLKSSSGASVVAIDNKIEQAMDLVKSHLMYAVREEVEVLKEQIKELLERNSQLEQENNLLKNLASPEQLAQFQAQVQSGSSPPSSAQGAQQPPTPSAQLAAQNSGPSA comes from the exons ATGAGAGAAACAGTCCTCCGAGTTCACGGCCGAGACGAAATGGCCATGAAGCTATTGTTCTGGGAGTTAGAGCAGCATTTGAAAAG CTCTTCGGGTGCCAGTGTTGTGGCCATAGACAACAAAATTGAACAAGCCATG GATCTGGTGAAGAGTCACCTGATGTACGCTGTTCGGGAGGAGGTGGAGGTGCTGAAGGAACAGATTAAAGAACTGCTCGAGAGGAATTCTCAGCTGGAGCAGGAAAACAACCTGCTGAAGAACCTGGCCAGCCCGGAGCAGCTGGCACAGTTTCAGGCGCAGGTGCAGAGCGGTTCGTCGCCTCCGTCGTCCGCTCAGGGAGCGCAGCAGCCGCCCACCCCATCGGCCCAGCTCGCAGCACAAAACTCTGGCCCATCGGCGTAG